Below is a window of Cytophaga hutchinsonii ATCC 33406 DNA.
AATGGCAGCCGGCCTGTACACATCACAGGCAACCAGCAACACATTTCTGTTCTGCTTTTTGATGTAAGCAGCAAGCTTCCCGGAAAACGTTGTTTTACCCGAACCTTGTAAACCTGCAATTAATATAACAGAAGGATCTCCTTTCAGGCTGATTTCCTGCTTTTCTCCACCCATTAACTTTGTTAACTCTTCATGGGTGATTTTAACAAGTAATTGTCCCGGAGAAACTGAAATAAGTACTTCTCTGCCTAAGGCAATTTCTTTTATATCATCGGTTACAGACTTTGCTACTTTATAGTTAACATCGGCATCAATCAAGGCTTTGCGAATTTCCTTAGCTGTTGTGGCAACGTTAATTTCTGTAATTCTACCCTGGCCCTTTAGGGTTTTAAATGCTTTATCGAGCTTCTGACTTAAATTATCAAACATAATGGTATTAGAAATGGCTACTAAAATACAAAAAAACTAAAGCAGAGCCTAAATTATTCTCAGCTAACAAAGAAACGGGGTCATTATTATCCTTTATCTGGATTATTTTCCGGAAATCGACTTTTTTAGAAAAAAACCGCTCAGGCATGTTACAACCGTTTACATCCCCTTCCAATTTTGTATTCTCTTATGTTAAAAAAATAAAAATATTTTGTTAAACATAATTATTTACACGGCAATTTTAACATTATTTGTTATTATAAACCTTAAAAATCAGCACTATGAAAAAATTATTTTATTTATTTTTATTTGTTATAGCATGTAATCCAATGCTTTTTGCACAAATTCCTACAGCAAACTTAATTGCAAGGTATCCTTTTTCTGGCAATGCGAACGATGTAAGCGGCAACGTCCTCAATGGAACGGTTAATGGTGCAACGCTGGTAGCAGATCATAATGGCACAACAAATGATGCATACGATTTTACTTATGGGAATAGTATAACGGTTAGTTCACAACCCATTCTGGATAATGGATTTGGTCTTGGTATTACCCTTGCAACATGGGTGTATATCACTAGTCCAGGTCAATCAGCCCGGTTGATTGACAGAACATTAGTAGGCAATAATTCCGGATTTATACTGGACCTTGTAAATGGTCAGTTAAGATTTATCGGCGATCGGACGATCGGTGCAAATATGTCAAGTATAACTGTTCCTACAAATACATGGACACACGTAGCCATAACATTTAATAATTCCACCGGAACATTGATTTATTATGTAAATGGTGTAAGTACCCAAACCTTCAATAACTCTACGCGTTTGGTTGGTACGGCAACAAACCTTCCGCTTCTATTCGGCAGAGATCAGAGTGGAGGAAGTTTATTTGTTGGTTCTATGGATGAACCAAGTATATACGGAAGAGCACTTTCATTGTGCGAAATCAGAGCGCTGGCTGGATTAGGACAATTAACAACTCCTATCACGGGTAACAATACTGTTTGCGTAAATCAATTATTACTTCTTTCAAATGCTACTTCAGGAGGAACCTGGTCCAGTTCAAATACTGCTGTTGCAACCGTTAATTCATTTGGATTAGTAAGCGGAATAAGCGCCGGTCCTGCGGTTATTACCTATACTGTACCAAGCGGCGGTTGCCAGTTAGTGGCTAATTTCCCAATAACAGTAAACAGTACACTTGTGTTTACTATTGTAGGCAATTCTACGGTATGCCCTAATTCCAGCGGAAACGGATATACTGTTTCTCCCATTGTTTCTAACGCCGACTATACATGGAATATTCAGAATGGACCTAATGTTGGTGTCAATTTTCCTGTCAACGGCTCTACAAATACCACGCTTACTATTCCTAATTCTGTAACAAACAATCAATTTATTCTTAGATGCCAGGGATTAAATCTATGCGGCAGTTCAGCAATCGTTTCTAAAACCATTACCCTCAGTACCGACGTGCCGGCGGTTCCCAATGTCACTTGTTCAGGAACAAGCGGTTCTAACACATGTGTTAATCTTACCGTTACCAATGCAGGTACGAGTTCAATTCAATGGATTGTTAACGGTGTGGTTCAGGGTACTTCCAATACATTTGTAAGACCTCTTAATTCATCTGTTCTATGTACCTTCACCAGTCCATCAGGTTGTACCAAATCTACCTGGTATTCTCCGGCTGTTGTTTGTACGTACCAGGCAAGAACAAGCAACACCGCATCTGACAATTATACAGGATTAGTACTATATCCTAATCCGAATGCCGGAAACTTTACAATTAAAACAAATAACTACAATGGTAAAGCTTTAGTATATAGTATTCTTGGTGTTGTTGTTGATGAAATAACTGTTACTGACGTAAACAATTCATATAACCTCGACATCTCTGACAAACCTAAAGGTACTTATCTTCTCAAATTAACAGGCGGAGATCAGGATCATGTAAGTGTTTTTGTTGTTCAATAAGAATTCAGCAACACAATGTTAACCTGAAAGTACTTGTGAGCAGGCATTAAATGCTACTCACGTATAACTGGTTGATTACATCTGAAAAGGAAGAGGTTTAATTAATTTAAACCTCTTCCTTTTTATGTTAAGGTACTATGCGGCTTTGTTGAGAATACTGCATAAAGCCAGCATATATAAATAATACCCGGATATGCTTGGATTATGCAGCAATGAGATTAATATTCACTTCTGAATATTAATCTCATTGCTGCTATAAAAATATAACCTGTTGCTTCAGAGATCAGCGATCGAAAGTCTGTTGTAATTTTTCAATATCCAGCATGTGTTCCGCATTCCGCGCTAACCATTCTTTATCCTTTTCCCACCATTTGAATGCCAGTAAAAATGCAATCTGGGAATCTGTAAACCGATACTTAATATTTTTAGCTGGTACGCCGCCAACAACTTCATACGGGGTAACATTTTTTGTTACTACTGCACCCGCAGCAATAATAGCACCATCGCCAATGGTTACGCCATCTGCAATGATAACGTTTGCACCGATCCATACATCATTACCAATAGAAACAGGCATGTGTTCAGTAAAAGAATCGGTGCCGGAAAAAGTAATTGCCACCTGTTTTGCCTTAGAATAAAATGCCGGATGAATGGAAACAAATGTACTTGTAGGATGTGTGCCCAGACCCATCTGTACATTAGGACCAATCGCACAAAACTTACCTATATGGCTGCGTGAAATCTGACTGTTTTTAGCAATGTACGTATAAGACCCTACAGTTGAATGCCACAGCCGTACGTGATCGTATAATCTGTTATATTCCCCGAACGTGCTGCCTTTTATATTAGTCAGGTAACCAAGCTGCAGGTTACTGCCCCGGTATTTTATTTCTAAAACCGTTTTTTGTACAAGCCAGTACAGCCAGAGCGTAAAAGGGTTTTTCAATATACTGCTGATAAATCTCATAGTAAATCGGTTATTTTTTTCCGTTCAAATGCATCTACATACGAACCTTCGGTTACATTGTAAACACGCACACCTACGTGATCGGCGTATTTTTTAATTGCCTTATATCCGGCAAACGTTTTAACAGCCATCATCAATACAGCCGCCAGATCTGCTTTAACAGAAGAACCCGGTCTGATATGCACTTTTGTTTTTCCGCCATCATTATTTTTATCGTAAAAATGTGTATGCTGCAGGTATACTTCATTTTCGTCGCTAACCCATACATCTTTAAAAAAAGAATTTTCAACGCCGGTAAGGTAGATGTTTTTATAGTTTATCTTAACGCCTAAAAAGATGGAAGCGACTACTACGTTTTGGCAGAGGGGCATTCCGATGCCACGCTTATAAAAAAAATAACTAAACCAATCAAAGCCTTGTACAATGGTATAATTAAAATAATGGATGTTGATATTGGAATTTCTTTTTGCTATCTCCTGAATGTGTGTTGAATGTTTAGACATCTGAGGGACAAGAATATTAAACTTCCAGGACGTTTTTTCGATAAGCACTTCAATCATGTCTTTTATATCTGCGCGCAACGTTGCTGAATCTTTGGGATAATAAGCATTATCGAGCCATACCAGGATGTTGGGTTTGAGAGATTCAAACTCTGCACTGGCAGGAAAATTATTTACGCAAATCAGATCTTTGTTCTCAAAAAATGAAGGAGTCTCTACCAGCGCTTTTTTTAAGGACGGCCCGTTGCCGATAACAATCGCCTCGTAGTTTTCAGGTTTAGGTACGCTTACATTAAACCTTGACAGTACAACTACTTTAATAAGTGAAGAAAATAACGAAAAAAAATCCGACACATATTGTTGTAATTTCTCTGCAAAGTCTTTCAGTAGGAAGATCATATTATTTATGAATGAGGCTTAATAATATTCAGATTAAATGTATTCCTGATTAACGCAAATCATCCAGAGACAACGGGGTACCGGCTTTAATATCCTGATTGGCTTGTTTTGTTAATACCGAATCATAATAACGTGTATGCAGGCCATTACACGGTCTTATAGAA
It encodes the following:
- a CDS encoding LamG-like jellyroll fold domain-containing protein, whose translation is MKKLFYLFLFVIACNPMLFAQIPTANLIARYPFSGNANDVSGNVLNGTVNGATLVADHNGTTNDAYDFTYGNSITVSSQPILDNGFGLGITLATWVYITSPGQSARLIDRTLVGNNSGFILDLVNGQLRFIGDRTIGANMSSITVPTNTWTHVAITFNNSTGTLIYYVNGVSTQTFNNSTRLVGTATNLPLLFGRDQSGGSLFVGSMDEPSIYGRALSLCEIRALAGLGQLTTPITGNNTVCVNQLLLLSNATSGGTWSSSNTAVATVNSFGLVSGISAGPAVITYTVPSGGCQLVANFPITVNSTLVFTIVGNSTVCPNSSGNGYTVSPIVSNADYTWNIQNGPNVGVNFPVNGSTNTTLTIPNSVTNNQFILRCQGLNLCGSSAIVSKTITLSTDVPAVPNVTCSGTSGSNTCVNLTVTNAGTSSIQWIVNGVVQGTSNTFVRPLNSSVLCTFTSPSGCTKSTWYSPAVVCTYQARTSNTASDNYTGLVLYPNPNAGNFTIKTNNYNGKALVYSILGVVVDEITVTDVNNSYNLDISDKPKGTYLLKLTGGDQDHVSVFVVQ
- a CDS encoding CatB-related O-acetyltransferase, whose product is MRFISSILKNPFTLWLYWLVQKTVLEIKYRGSNLQLGYLTNIKGSTFGEYNRLYDHVRLWHSTVGSYTYIAKNSQISRSHIGKFCAIGPNVQMGLGTHPTSTFVSIHPAFYSKAKQVAITFSGTDSFTEHMPVSIGNDVWIGANVIIADGVTIGDGAIIAAGAVVTKNVTPYEVVGGVPAKNIKYRFTDSQIAFLLAFKWWEKDKEWLARNAEHMLDIEKLQQTFDR